A region of Desulfolithobacter dissulfuricans DNA encodes the following proteins:
- the acsB gene encoding acetyl-CoA decarbonylase/synthase complex subunit alpha/beta, with amino-acid sequence MSKIICSAAIRGAKKIIDMAEESYEEALKKYGPEQEVSFPNTAYYLPIIYSILGAKVEKLGDMKDIFQECRKLLPPVVSEDIWLPYLGPALDAGMATFFAEEMFEAIRYLNEPNFYTKTEDPSEDNLWLGAADDVIFRKRGVEFVDGTAPGFAAIMGTPEDKEVASRIALELQEKNLYIFMHDQSNGKNMAELLVDNGVQVGWNTRLVPFGKSYTSAVFAIGFACRVALAFGGIKPGDYKGNLIYNKDRTFAFIMAFGPVSDEWYANAAGAINWGFPTISDWDIPEVLPTGICTYEHVVSNVPHDEIVQKAIEVRGLKVNVTKIDIPMAFGPAFEGERIRKDDLFMECGGGRTTGVEVLISREMDEVEDGKVILEGPDISDIEEGQNLPIGILVEVAGREMQSDFEPILERQFHHLINYIQGIMHIGQRNIMWIRIGKGAVEKGFSFKHIGVVLHGKLHQEFGAILDKVQVKIYTIQEKVDEVMQLALKVYEERDLRLGSMTDETEEVFYSCTLCQSFAPSHVCVITPERIGMCGAYNWLDGKASYQINPTGPNQPIQKGECLDELNGYYAGINEFVAQASRGAVTQVSCYSLMNNPMTACGCFEAIAAMLPQCNGIMVVNRDYRGMTPSGMKFTTLAGMAGGGMQTPGFMGVSKHYLTSKKLFMAEGGLKRVVWLPKMLKDELAEKLKKRCEEIGMPELFDMIATEEQGTTEEEIMSFLKEKGHPALEMETAIG; translated from the coding sequence GTGTCGAAGATCATCTGTTCCGCAGCAATACGTGGCGCCAAGAAAATCATTGACATGGCAGAAGAATCCTATGAGGAGGCCCTCAAGAAATATGGACCGGAACAGGAGGTTTCCTTCCCGAATACGGCCTACTATCTGCCCATCATCTATTCTATTCTCGGTGCAAAGGTTGAAAAACTCGGCGACATGAAAGACATCTTTCAGGAGTGCCGCAAACTTCTGCCGCCGGTGGTCAGTGAGGACATCTGGCTGCCCTATCTGGGCCCGGCCCTGGACGCCGGCATGGCGACCTTTTTTGCCGAAGAAATGTTCGAGGCCATCCGCTACCTGAACGAGCCCAACTTCTATACCAAGACCGAGGATCCCTCCGAGGACAATCTCTGGCTCGGTGCAGCCGATGACGTTATCTTCCGGAAGCGTGGTGTTGAGTTCGTGGACGGTACAGCTCCCGGTTTTGCCGCCATCATGGGTACCCCGGAAGACAAAGAGGTGGCCTCCCGCATCGCCCTGGAACTGCAGGAAAAGAACCTCTACATCTTCATGCACGACCAGTCCAATGGCAAGAACATGGCCGAGCTCCTGGTGGATAACGGGGTTCAGGTCGGCTGGAACACCCGGCTTGTTCCCTTTGGCAAGTCCTATACCTCGGCCGTCTTCGCCATCGGTTTTGCCTGCCGGGTAGCACTGGCCTTTGGTGGTATCAAGCCTGGAGATTACAAGGGTAACCTGATCTACAACAAGGATCGGACCTTCGCCTTCATCATGGCCTTTGGTCCAGTATCCGACGAATGGTATGCCAATGCTGCCGGAGCCATCAACTGGGGCTTCCCGACTATCTCCGACTGGGATATCCCCGAGGTACTGCCCACGGGTATCTGTACCTACGAGCATGTGGTCTCCAACGTTCCCCACGACGAAATCGTCCAGAAGGCGATCGAGGTCCGCGGACTCAAGGTCAATGTCACCAAGATCGACATCCCCATGGCCTTTGGTCCGGCCTTCGAGGGCGAAAGGATCCGCAAGGACGACCTGTTCATGGAATGCGGCGGCGGGCGGACCACCGGTGTCGAGGTCCTGATTTCCCGGGAGATGGACGAGGTCGAGGATGGCAAGGTCATCCTCGAAGGTCCGGATATATCTGACATCGAAGAGGGCCAGAACCTGCCCATCGGTATCCTGGTCGAGGTTGCCGGCCGGGAGATGCAGTCGGATTTCGAACCCATTCTCGAGCGCCAGTTCCATCACCTGATCAACTACATCCAGGGTATCATGCATATCGGCCAGCGGAACATCATGTGGATTCGCATAGGTAAGGGTGCAGTTGAAAAAGGATTCTCTTTCAAGCATATCGGTGTCGTTCTTCACGGAAAACTTCACCAGGAGTTCGGGGCCATTCTCGATAAGGTACAGGTCAAGATCTACACCATCCAGGAAAAGGTGGACGAGGTCATGCAGCTGGCGCTCAAGGTCTACGAGGAACGTGATCTGCGCCTTGGCTCCATGACCGACGAGACCGAGGAGGTCTTCTACTCCTGTACCCTGTGTCAGTCCTTTGCTCCCAGCCATGTCTGCGTCATCACACCGGAACGTATCGGTATGTGCGGGGCCTACAACTGGCTCGATGGCAAGGCCTCATACCAGATCAACCCCACCGGCCCCAACCAGCCCATTCAGAAGGGTGAGTGTCTGGACGAGCTCAACGGCTACTATGCCGGTATCAACGAATTTGTGGCCCAGGCCTCACGCGGGGCTGTAACCCAGGTCAGCTGCTACTCTCTGATGAACAACCCGATGACCGCCTGTGGCTGTTTCGAGGCCATCGCCGCCATGCTCCCCCAGTGTAACGGCATTATGGTCGTTAACCGGGATTACCGCGGTATGACACCGTCGGGAATGAAGTTCACCACCCTGGCTGGCATGGCTGGTGGCGGTATGCAGACGCCGGGCTTCATGGGCGTGTCCAAGCATTACCTGACCAGCAAGAAACTGTTCATGGCCGAGGGCGGACTCAAGCGTGTGGTCTGGCTGCCCAAGATGCTCAAGGACGAACTGGCTGAAAAACTCAAGAAACGGTGCGAGGAGATCGGCATGCCCGAGCTCTTCGACATGATAGCCACCGAGGAGCAGGGGACCACCGAGGAGGAGATCATGAGCTTCCTCAAGGAGAAGGGCCATCCTGCTCTGGAGATGGAAACAGCCATCGGCTGA
- the folD gene encoding bifunctional methylenetetrahydrofolate dehydrogenase/methenyltetrahydrofolate cyclohydrolase FolD: protein MSAKIISGTETAKEIREELKAEVAELKEKHNVVPGLVTILVGEDPASQSYVAAKNKTAHALGIHSEQVTLPAETSEEELLSLVDKYNNDDKIHGILVQLPLPKHIDESKVLYAIDPDKDVDGFHPVNVGKMVLGEQCFLPCTPHGVLELLTRAGVETSGAEVVVVGRSNIVGKPVANLMLQKREGGNATVTLCHTRTRDMTFHTKRADILIVAAGVANMIKGDQVKEGVVVIDVGVNRVGMSESGKAILAGDVEFDSVKEKAAAITPVPGGVGPMTITMLMKNTVQAAKQFAGLA from the coding sequence ATGAGCGCGAAGATTATCAGTGGCACAGAAACAGCAAAAGAAATCCGGGAAGAGCTCAAGGCCGAAGTGGCCGAGCTCAAGGAAAAACATAATGTGGTTCCAGGTCTTGTAACCATACTGGTCGGCGAAGACCCTGCTTCCCAGTCCTACGTGGCTGCCAAGAACAAGACCGCCCATGCGCTCGGTATCCACTCCGAACAGGTGACCCTGCCCGCCGAAACCAGCGAGGAAGAGTTGCTTTCCCTGGTGGATAAATACAATAACGACGACAAGATCCATGGAATTCTCGTACAGCTTCCGCTGCCCAAGCACATCGACGAGTCCAAGGTCCTCTATGCCATTGACCCGGACAAGGACGTGGATGGTTTTCATCCTGTTAACGTAGGCAAGATGGTGCTGGGCGAGCAGTGTTTTCTGCCCTGCACCCCCCACGGAGTGCTTGAGCTGCTGACCCGGGCCGGGGTGGAGACTTCGGGCGCCGAGGTCGTGGTGGTCGGTCGTTCCAATATCGTCGGTAAGCCGGTGGCCAACCTGATGCTCCAGAAGCGTGAGGGCGGCAATGCCACCGTGACCCTGTGTCATACCCGGACCAGGGACATGACTTTCCACACCAAGCGGGCCGATATCCTGATCGTGGCTGCCGGAGTGGCCAACATGATCAAGGGAGACCAGGTCAAGGAAGGCGTAGTAGTTATTGATGTGGGTGTGAACCGGGTCGGCATGTCCGAGTCGGGCAAGGCAATCCTCGCCGGCGATGTGGAGTTCGACTCTGTCAAGGAAAAGGCTGCCGCCATCACTCCTGTCCCCGGGGGCGTCGGTCCCATGACCATTACCATGCTGATGAAGAATACTGTCCAGGCGGCCAAGCAGTTCGCCGGGCTTGCCTGA
- the cooS gene encoding anaerobic carbon-monoxide dehydrogenase catalytic subunit translates to MAKSNGCDKCNDITGASTLDLLNQDLAKQVRTAYDRIEDRGMSACLFGSGGTCCRNCNMGPCQIIDGVESMVGICGATADTVAARNFARIIAAGTASHTDHAREMVRGFIATAKGETPHEIKDVDKLHKMAKIFGIETEGRDKNEIALELGEKALAEFGQQEGELAMVKRAPAKQQEIWRKVGVVPRGIDREITEMMHRTHMGVDQEYQNIMLQAARCALADGWGASMLSTELTDIMFGTPTPKRAIVDLGVLKEDHVNVTVHGHEPLLAESLCLAAEDEEILALARKVGAKGVNLAGVCCTGNEILMRRGIPVAGSFIQQEMVLATGAVEAMVVDVQCVMQSLAQVVKGKHTDIITTNYRAKMPDAIHIQFEEHEAYNSAKEILKHAINNFKKRREFYIPKDKKLDVVVGFSHETINYMLGGRFRASYRPLNDNIINGRIRGVGAIVGCEHYKYADDVHFKIAVELIKNNVLVLATGCAAQALGRRGLLRPEAATEYAGDGLREVCEAVGMPPALHVGSCVDNSRLLIALTEMVNEGGLGEDISELPACGTAPLYMSEKAVAIGQYFVSSGAHVIFQNLPITGAKKFTEFIKGGMKEVYGACWDTEEDPIKLAQKMIKAIDGKREALGINKKQDRVLFDMAMRRDLEGRTLPDTGCGSGAH, encoded by the coding sequence ATGGCCAAGTCAAACGGATGCGACAAGTGTAACGATATAACCGGGGCTTCGACCCTTGATCTGCTGAACCAGGATCTTGCCAAGCAGGTCCGTACCGCCTACGACCGGATTGAAGACCGGGGCATGTCCGCCTGTCTGTTCGGCTCCGGCGGCACCTGCTGCCGGAACTGCAATATGGGACCCTGCCAGATTATTGACGGGGTCGAGTCCATGGTCGGCATCTGCGGGGCCACGGCCGACACGGTGGCGGCCCGCAACTTCGCCCGGATCATTGCCGCGGGTACGGCCTCCCACACCGACCACGCCCGGGAAATGGTGCGCGGCTTCATTGCCACGGCCAAGGGCGAGACCCCACATGAGATCAAGGATGTGGACAAACTCCACAAGATGGCCAAGATCTTCGGCATCGAGACCGAGGGGAGGGATAAGAACGAGATCGCCCTGGAACTCGGGGAAAAGGCCCTGGCCGAGTTTGGCCAGCAGGAAGGCGAACTGGCCATGGTCAAGCGGGCTCCGGCCAAGCAGCAGGAGATCTGGCGCAAGGTGGGGGTTGTCCCCCGTGGTATTGACCGCGAGATCACCGAAATGATGCACCGGACCCACATGGGTGTGGACCAGGAATACCAGAACATCATGCTCCAGGCCGCCCGGTGCGCCCTGGCCGATGGTTGGGGAGCCTCCATGCTCTCCACCGAGCTGACCGACATCATGTTCGGCACCCCGACCCCCAAACGTGCCATTGTTGATCTGGGCGTGCTCAAGGAAGACCATGTCAACGTCACCGTCCACGGCCACGAGCCCCTGCTGGCCGAGTCGCTCTGTCTGGCTGCGGAAGATGAAGAGATCCTGGCCCTTGCCAGGAAGGTGGGAGCCAAGGGTGTCAACCTGGCCGGGGTCTGCTGTACGGGTAACGAAATCCTCATGCGCCGGGGCATCCCGGTCGCCGGCTCCTTCATCCAGCAGGAGATGGTGCTTGCCACCGGTGCAGTGGAGGCCATGGTGGTTGATGTCCAGTGTGTCATGCAGTCGTTGGCCCAGGTGGTCAAGGGTAAACACACCGACATCATTACCACCAACTACCGTGCCAAGATGCCCGATGCCATTCACATCCAGTTCGAGGAACATGAGGCCTATAATTCGGCCAAGGAAATCCTCAAGCATGCCATCAACAACTTCAAGAAGCGGCGGGAGTTCTACATTCCCAAGGACAAGAAACTCGATGTGGTTGTCGGTTTCAGCCACGAGACCATCAACTACATGCTCGGTGGCCGCTTCCGGGCATCGTATCGTCCCCTGAACGATAATATCATCAACGGCAGGATCCGTGGCGTCGGAGCCATCGTCGGCTGCGAACATTACAAGTATGCCGATGACGTTCATTTCAAGATTGCCGTTGAGCTGATCAAAAACAACGTCCTGGTCCTGGCCACCGGTTGTGCGGCCCAGGCTCTGGGTCGCCGTGGTCTGCTGCGGCCCGAGGCGGCCACCGAGTATGCCGGCGACGGGTTGCGCGAGGTCTGCGAGGCGGTCGGTATGCCGCCGGCCCTGCATGTGGGCTCCTGTGTGGACAACTCCCGCTTACTCATCGCCCTGACCGAGATGGTCAACGAGGGCGGGCTGGGCGAAGATATCTCGGAACTGCCCGCCTGTGGAACCGCACCCCTGTACATGTCGGAGAAGGCGGTTGCCATCGGTCAGTATTTTGTCAGTTCCGGAGCCCACGTCATCTTCCAGAATCTGCCGATCACCGGAGCCAAGAAGTTTACCGAATTCATCAAGGGCGGCATGAAGGAAGTCTATGGCGCCTGCTGGGACACCGAAGAGGATCCCATCAAACTGGCCCAGAAGATGATCAAGGCCATCGATGGAAAGCGCGAAGCTCTCGGAATCAACAAGAAGCAGGACCGCGTGCTCTTTGATATGGCCATGCGCCGTGATCTGGAAGGCAGGACACTGCCCGATACGGGTTGTGGATCCGGAGCTCACTGA
- a CDS encoding acetyl-CoA decarbonylase/synthase complex subunit delta: protein MKSGSNLEQVLRSGTFAVTGELGPPKNSDPEVVRKKARILKGNVDAVNITDCQTAIVRMSSIGAGLIAQAEGLEPVIQMTCRDRNRIGMQSDLLAASAMGLKNLLCLTGDHQKFGNHPGSKGVFDMDSIQLLGMVRDMRDAKKFQCGEEIKGPAPKFFLGCAANPFAHPFEFRAVRLGKKIANGADFVQTQIIYNVEKFARFMEMVRDLGLHEKAYILAGVTPPKSLGMARYMKKFVPGMDVTDEVIQRMKDARDKQDEGIQICVDIINQVKEIEGVAGVHVMAIEWEEAVAEICERAGLLPRPTFETIEEQPAAPVAETETVVVREEIAAPIAAAQDTEEILARARAEAEEILEQARLEAERIKASAAGSEAAAEGVATVTDDAGEHEMNEKERLMALESVKQGLAALKKAYGLSDDQFEALMQFAGAESILKKEPEVAKSGPAAPAAPSAPEPAPKPEPAVAPVKEEGAGAEAEARAKAEAEARAKAEAEAKAEEEARARAEEEAKKAAEAKAKAEAEARAKAEAEARAKAEAEAKAKAEAEAKAKAEEEAKAAEAKAKPAPAGLDVPPLAKEETPFNERATKVPPTSYRQDYSGAIRECVLGNGDKTVTVGGSEVLPFHLFEGNMPHKPLVAMEIMDTAPDNWPETLGQYFNDVWDNPVAWARKCIEVYGADAINIWLNSTDPNGQNRSPADAARDAAAVIAEIDVPIIVWGCGNAEKDTETLREVTSLIGDKKVCLAPLEDANYRAIGATAMAFGHPMVAASPIDVNLAKQLNILLENLGVPLDHVLMDPSIGALGYGIEYTYSVMERIRIAALTQKDDKLQVPIICNLGREVWKTKEVSLPSDDLLGDQEGRGIMMEAMTANCMLMAGGEVLIMRHPKAINMTKALIDGLMG from the coding sequence ATGAAATCGGGGAGCAATCTGGAGCAGGTGCTCAGGAGCGGGACATTTGCCGTTACTGGTGAGCTGGGACCGCCCAAAAACAGTGATCCTGAAGTCGTCAGGAAGAAGGCACGCATCCTCAAGGGAAACGTCGATGCGGTCAATATCACCGACTGCCAGACCGCCATTGTCAGGATGTCGAGCATCGGTGCCGGGCTGATCGCCCAGGCCGAGGGCCTGGAGCCGGTCATCCAGATGACCTGCCGTGATCGGAACCGGATCGGCATGCAGAGCGATCTGCTGGCTGCTTCGGCCATGGGGCTCAAGAACCTGCTCTGTCTGACCGGCGATCATCAGAAATTTGGTAATCACCCGGGATCCAAGGGTGTCTTTGACATGGATTCCATCCAGCTCCTCGGTATGGTCCGGGACATGCGGGATGCGAAAAAATTCCAGTGCGGAGAAGAGATCAAGGGGCCAGCCCCGAAATTTTTCCTCGGCTGCGCCGCCAATCCCTTTGCTCATCCCTTTGAATTCAGGGCCGTGCGTCTGGGGAAGAAGATCGCCAACGGTGCCGACTTCGTCCAGACCCAGATTATCTATAATGTGGAGAAATTTGCCAGATTCATGGAGATGGTCCGTGATCTCGGACTGCATGAAAAGGCCTATATACTTGCAGGTGTTACCCCGCCCAAGTCTCTGGGTATGGCCCGGTACATGAAGAAATTCGTCCCGGGCATGGACGTGACCGATGAGGTCATACAGCGGATGAAAGATGCCAGAGACAAGCAGGATGAGGGAATCCAGATCTGCGTTGACATCATCAACCAGGTCAAGGAAATCGAAGGTGTTGCCGGCGTGCACGTCATGGCCATCGAATGGGAAGAGGCTGTGGCGGAAATCTGTGAGCGGGCAGGGCTGCTTCCCAGGCCCACCTTTGAGACTATCGAAGAACAACCTGCCGCACCGGTCGCCGAGACCGAGACTGTTGTTGTACGTGAAGAGATTGCCGCACCGATTGCAGCGGCTCAGGATACCGAGGAGATTCTTGCCCGGGCCCGTGCCGAGGCAGAAGAGATCCTGGAGCAGGCCAGGCTGGAGGCCGAACGTATCAAGGCCAGTGCAGCCGGTTCTGAAGCTGCAGCTGAAGGTGTTGCCACAGTTACTGACGATGCAGGAGAACATGAAATGAACGAAAAAGAACGGTTAATGGCGCTTGAGTCTGTCAAACAGGGTCTTGCCGCCTTGAAAAAAGCATACGGACTCAGTGACGATCAGTTCGAGGCCCTGATGCAGTTTGCCGGTGCTGAATCCATTCTCAAAAAGGAACCCGAGGTGGCCAAGAGCGGCCCTGCTGCTCCGGCAGCACCGTCGGCGCCGGAACCCGCACCAAAGCCAGAGCCCGCCGTAGCCCCTGTGAAAGAGGAGGGTGCCGGTGCCGAAGCGGAAGCCAGGGCAAAGGCTGAGGCAGAGGCCAGGGCAAAAGCAGAGGCTGAGGCAAAGGCTGAAGAGGAAGCCAGGGCCAGAGCCGAGGAAGAGGCAAAAAAGGCTGCGGAAGCCAAGGCAAAGGCCGAGGCAGAGGCCCGGGCCAAGGCCGAAGCGGAAGCCAGGGCAAAAGCAGAGGCAGAGGCCAAGGCCAAAGCCGAGGCTGAGGCAAAGGCAAAGGCTGAAGAGGAAGCCAAGGCTGCCGAAGCCAAGGCCAAACCGGCCCCGGCCGGCCTGGATGTCCCGCCCCTGGCCAAAGAGGAAACTCCTTTTAACGAGCGGGCCACCAAAGTGCCGCCCACGTCCTACAGGCAGGACTATTCCGGAGCCATCCGTGAATGCGTGCTTGGCAATGGTGACAAGACCGTCACGGTCGGCGGGTCCGAGGTTCTGCCGTTCCATCTCTTTGAAGGTAACATGCCGCATAAACCGCTGGTTGCCATGGAGATCATGGACACCGCGCCCGACAACTGGCCCGAGACCCTGGGACAGTACTTCAACGATGTCTGGGATAACCCGGTGGCCTGGGCCAGGAAATGTATCGAGGTCTACGGCGCCGACGCCATCAATATCTGGCTCAACTCCACCGATCCCAATGGCCAGAACCGGTCTCCCGCTGACGCGGCCAGGGATGCGGCCGCGGTCATCGCCGAGATCGATGTGCCGATCATTGTCTGGGGCTGCGGCAACGCTGAAAAGGACACTGAAACGCTGCGGGAGGTCACCTCGCTGATCGGCGACAAGAAAGTCTGTCTTGCCCCGCTGGAAGATGCCAACTACCGGGCCATCGGTGCCACGGCCATGGCATTTGGCCATCCCATGGTGGCTGCCTCGCCCATCGATGTCAACCTGGCCAAGCAGCTCAACATCCTCCTGGAGAACCTTGGCGTGCCCCTGGACCATGTGCTCATGGATCCCTCCATCGGCGCCCTGGGATATGGAATCGAATACACCTACTCGGTCATGGAACGTATCCGGATCGCTGCACTGACCCAGAAGGACGACAAGCTGCAGGTCCCGATCATCTGCAACCTGGGCCGTGAGGTCTGGAAGACCAAGGAAGTTAGCCTGCCCAGCGACGACCTGCTTGGCGACCAGGAAGGTCGCGGAATCATGATGGAAGCCATGACCGCCAACTGCATGCTGATGGCCGGTGGCGAGGTGCTGATCATGCGGCACCCCAAAGCGATTAACATGACCAAAGCACTGATCGATGGTCTGATGGGCTGA
- the recD2 gene encoding SF1B family DNA helicase RecD2, whose amino-acid sequence MEKKRIEEKLRGVVERVTFHNPQNGWSVLRVRPFDGPADLVTVTVHQTRVFAGATMEFKGAWTEHPRFGRQFRAEQATELKPSSAAALEKYLGSGLIKGVGPKTARRIVRHFGRETLDVFEHQIERLTEVEGIAEKKLRSITRAWQEHRAIRDVMMFLQSHGISTLFAVRIYREYGDRAIALVSENPYRLARDFYGIGFFSADRVALSLGFAPDSPLRIQAAIRHVLSASREQGHCYLTLEQITSQVGELLGQDLSLQIASHLQTMEQEKSLCVRHLADSSGQVRPCYYSRTLYHEEEYVATRLGRMTREIPVETRRIREWLGKRSRETGIKLSAQQARAVESMAGCHCAILTGGPGCGKTTTTRTLVELFGFLGRRVMLAAPTGRAAQRMGEVIGAEAKTIHRLLEFQGTGFKRNEDNPLDTDVLIVDECSMLDISLMASLLRAVGEETSLILIGDADQLPSVGAGNVLRDLIGSGRIPCFRLTTIFRQARRSRIIEFAHDINNGHLPRVDSPFKNPDVWQKSDCFFIDSEEATQQQLRFIARVRQQYQTIREREGQSDQDVYGFDRAETPTGRGYGLQIPEQFSHVSLERLVTADSAAEQLRAVLKKVHPWSSLYYGLTAVDVVRRLYAQWIPKYHPGREVQILCPMIRGSLGAASLNRTIQQTVNPPAPDRPELLVGERTFRTGDRVIHRRNNYELGVFNGDIGVITGIDNENLTCTVSFSPDQREVTYRREQIGELDLAYAITVHKAQGSEFDVVILPVVTQHFRMLYRNLLYTGLTRAKKLAIFVGSRQALAMAVANRESNKRQTALLELLTETA is encoded by the coding sequence GTGGAAAAAAAACGGATCGAAGAAAAACTGCGTGGAGTCGTCGAACGGGTCACCTTTCACAACCCGCAAAACGGCTGGTCCGTGCTCAGGGTACGTCCCTTTGACGGACCCGCGGACCTGGTCACGGTCACGGTCCATCAGACCCGGGTCTTTGCCGGAGCCACCATGGAATTCAAGGGGGCCTGGACCGAGCATCCCAGGTTCGGCCGGCAGTTCAGGGCCGAACAGGCCACGGAGCTTAAACCCTCCTCGGCCGCCGCCCTGGAAAAATACCTGGGCTCCGGCCTGATCAAGGGGGTGGGGCCCAAGACCGCCCGCCGCATTGTCCGCCATTTCGGCCGCGAAACCCTGGATGTTTTTGAACACCAGATCGAGCGTCTCACCGAGGTGGAAGGCATTGCCGAGAAGAAGCTGCGCTCCATAACCCGGGCCTGGCAGGAACACCGGGCCATCCGCGACGTGATGATGTTTCTGCAGTCCCACGGGATATCCACCCTGTTCGCGGTCCGTATCTACAGGGAGTATGGCGATCGGGCCATAGCCCTGGTCTCGGAAAATCCCTACCGGCTGGCCCGGGATTTTTATGGCATCGGCTTTTTTTCCGCCGACAGAGTGGCCCTTTCGCTTGGTTTTGCCCCGGACAGTCCCCTGCGTATCCAGGCCGCCATACGCCATGTCCTCTCGGCCAGTAGAGAACAGGGGCACTGTTACCTGACCCTGGAGCAGATAACCTCCCAGGTGGGTGAGTTGCTGGGCCAGGACCTGAGCCTCCAGATCGCCTCGCATCTGCAGACCATGGAACAGGAAAAAAGTCTCTGTGTCCGTCACCTGGCCGACAGCTCCGGGCAGGTGCGTCCCTGCTATTACTCCCGGACCCTCTACCATGAGGAGGAGTACGTCGCCACGCGGCTTGGCCGGATGACCAGGGAAATCCCGGTGGAAACCCGCCGGATCAGGGAATGGCTCGGGAAAAGGAGCCGGGAAACCGGGATTAAGCTCAGCGCGCAGCAGGCCCGGGCCGTGGAATCCATGGCCGGTTGCCATTGCGCCATCCTGACCGGCGGACCCGGCTGCGGCAAAACCACCACCACCAGGACTCTGGTGGAGCTCTTCGGGTTCCTGGGCCGCCGGGTCATGCTGGCCGCGCCTACCGGCCGGGCTGCCCAGCGAATGGGCGAGGTGATCGGCGCGGAAGCGAAAACCATACATCGGCTGCTGGAATTCCAGGGCACCGGCTTCAAACGAAACGAGGACAATCCCCTGGACACCGATGTATTGATTGTCGATGAGTGTTCCATGCTTGATATCAGCCTCATGGCCTCGCTCCTGAGGGCGGTGGGCGAAGAGACAAGCCTGATACTCATCGGCGATGCCGACCAGCTGCCGTCGGTGGGAGCGGGGAATGTATTACGGGACCTGATTGGCTCGGGCCGGATTCCCTGTTTCAGGCTGACCACGATCTTCCGCCAGGCCAGGAGATCCCGGATCATTGAGTTTGCCCACGATATCAATAACGGTCACCTGCCGCGGGTTGATTCACCCTTTAAAAACCCGGATGTCTGGCAGAAATCCGACTGTTTTTTCATCGATTCCGAGGAGGCGACCCAGCAACAGCTGCGGTTCATTGCCAGGGTCCGGCAGCAGTATCAAACCATCCGGGAACGCGAAGGGCAAAGTGACCAGGATGTGTATGGTTTTGATAGAGCGGAGACGCCCACAGGCCGCGGGTATGGTCTGCAGATACCGGAACAGTTCAGCCACGTCAGCCTGGAGCGGCTGGTAACAGCCGACTCTGCAGCGGAGCAGCTCCGGGCTGTGCTGAAAAAGGTTCATCCATGGTCCTCTCTCTACTACGGCCTGACCGCTGTGGACGTGGTGCGCCGACTCTATGCCCAGTGGATCCCCAAGTACCACCCGGGTCGCGAAGTGCAGATTCTCTGTCCGATGATCCGTGGCAGTCTGGGTGCGGCCAGCCTGAACAGGACCATCCAGCAGACGGTAAACCCGCCGGCCCCTGACAGGCCGGAGCTCCTGGTGGGGGAAAGGACATTTCGCACCGGAGACCGGGTGATCCACCGGCGCAACAACTATGAGCTCGGGGTATTCAACGGTGATATCGGTGTTATCACCGGCATAGACAATGAAAACCTCACCTGCACGGTCTCCTTTTCCCCGGATCAGCGGGAGGTGACCTACCGGCGGGAACAGATAGGCGAACTGGACCTGGCCTATGCCATTACCGTGCACAAGGCCCAGGGCTCCGAGTTCGATGTGGTGATTCTGCCGGTGGTCACCCAGCATTTCCGCATGCTCTATCGCAACCTGCTCTATACAGGGCTCACCCGGGCGAAAAAGCTGGCCATCTTTGTCGGCTCCCGGCAGGCCCTGGCCATGGCGGTGGCTAACAGGGAATCCAATAAGCGCCAGACCGCGTTGCTGGAGCTGCTCACAGAAACCGCTTGA